From a single Lolium rigidum isolate FL_2022 chromosome 7, APGP_CSIRO_Lrig_0.1, whole genome shotgun sequence genomic region:
- the LOC124673423 gene encoding uncharacterized protein LOC124673423, whose protein sequence is MDTSDGAAAVAGLDEADAAFFSRSRHRCCCFSAPWQSSSSSSYARRADGEWWHQVGDGGARAGRRRWWRRGVDALMKVREWSELVAGPRWKTFIRRFRRGHHRHAGAGAGRKLNYDALNYALNFDEGACSPEDGGAEYPDFSARFAAPPGSVRTSMAPRRPRPCRRVERIRVGGVLLRVL, encoded by the coding sequence ATGGACACcagcgacggcgccgccgccgtggcgGGGCTGGACGAGGCCGACGCggccttcttctcccgcagccgCCACCGCTGCTGCTGCTTCTCCGCGCCCtggcagtcctcctcctcctcctcgtacgcCCGCCGCGCGGACGGGGAGTGGTGGCACCAGGTCGGGGACGGCGGGGCGAGGGCggggaggcggcggtggtggcggcgcggcgtggaCGCGCTCATGAAGGTGCGGGAGTGGTCGGAGCTCGTCGCCGGCCCGCGCTGGAAGACCTTCATCCGCCGCTTCCGCCGCGGCCACCAccgccacgccggcgccggcgccgggcggAAGCTCAACTACGACGCGCTCAACTACGCCCTCAACTTCGACGAGGGCGCCTGCAGCCCGGAGGACGGCGGCGCCGAGTACCCCGACTTCTCCGcccgcttcgccgcgccgccgggcTCCGTCAGGACATCCATGGCCCCTCGGCGCCCGCGACCATGCCGGCGTGTGGAGAGGATAAGGGTGGGTGGAGTTTTGCTGCGTGTGCTGTGA